A window from Symbiopectobacterium purcellii encodes these proteins:
- a CDS encoding methyl-accepting chemotaxis protein, with translation MSFLKNISIRVMVLMIVAFLLAIWGGASGYSLYSLQQATQLIAQSEVQRKSHAQLLYGVEQSFRAMTTLEQAASYTLNSDVENARQALAQAQPAIANVKSSLEAFKNGAHGDVTPAAIEGVVRTWSALVTVALEPLQQALQQNEPDALRQRLSQTYPVVHAFGDEIKRYTDQVAASPAISEAQGHHENNRNALIAALLVGVLALLFTEYYLKNYLVTPISVLKSHLAQLTAGRLGYELTEFGRNCAGRLIPDIKLLQKTLRDTVTAIRQGASVVQDRTANIKEGNDSLSSRTEQQAAALQQTAASMEQMSATVKQNTENVHQARRLAQDASNMAKRGGDISKNVMQTMNDISASSRKISDINTVINGIAFQTNILALNAAVEAARAGEQGKGFAVVAGEVRSLAQRSAQAAKEIEALIAESVTRVSAGASQVQQSGEAMSGIIESVSHVNDVISEIAAATEEQSHGISQISQTVHEMDRVTQQNAALVVQSAEAAAELEDEADGLLAAVDVFHLTESAPESRQTQSVIKPVVKRPGVASRPTALLTSGQNAAHGGWEKF, from the coding sequence ATGAGCTTTCTGAAGAACATCAGTATAAGAGTCATGGTGTTGATGATTGTGGCGTTTCTCTTGGCAATCTGGGGGGGAGCATCCGGCTATAGCCTGTACTCTCTGCAACAGGCGACCCAGCTTATCGCGCAAAGTGAAGTGCAAAGAAAGAGCCATGCGCAACTGCTCTACGGTGTTGAACAATCTTTTCGCGCCATGACAACGCTTGAACAGGCAGCAAGCTACACGCTGAACAGTGACGTGGAAAATGCCCGGCAGGCGCTGGCACAGGCACAACCGGCGATCGCAAATGTGAAATCCTCGCTGGAGGCGTTCAAAAACGGCGCTCACGGGGATGTTACGCCCGCTGCCATTGAGGGCGTGGTTCGCACCTGGTCGGCACTGGTGACTGTTGCACTGGAGCCGTTACAGCAAGCGTTACAGCAAAATGAGCCGGACGCATTGCGGCAGCGTCTGAGTCAAACCTACCCCGTGGTGCATGCCTTTGGTGATGAGATAAAACGCTATACCGATCAGGTTGCCGCATCGCCAGCCATTAGCGAAGCGCAAGGCCACCATGAGAATAACCGTAATGCACTGATTGCTGCCTTGCTGGTGGGGGTGTTGGCACTGCTTTTCACTGAATATTATCTGAAAAACTATTTGGTGACGCCGATCAGCGTGCTGAAATCCCATCTGGCACAGTTAACGGCGGGGCGTTTGGGTTATGAACTGACCGAGTTTGGCCGTAACTGTGCAGGCCGTCTGATCCCCGATATCAAACTGCTACAGAAAACCTTGCGCGATACCGTCACTGCTATCCGACAAGGTGCAAGCGTGGTGCAGGATCGCACGGCCAACATCAAGGAAGGGAACGATAGCCTTTCCTCGCGCACTGAGCAGCAGGCGGCGGCGCTACAACAGACTGCTGCCAGCATGGAACAGATGAGTGCGACGGTAAAACAGAATACCGAAAATGTGCATCAGGCGCGTCGTTTGGCACAAGATGCGTCAAACATGGCGAAACGTGGTGGTGATATCAGCAAAAATGTGATGCAAACCATGAACGATATCAGCGCCAGTTCGCGCAAGATCTCTGATATTAACACCGTGATTAATGGCATCGCGTTCCAGACCAATATCTTGGCGCTCAATGCGGCGGTGGAAGCGGCGCGGGCCGGTGAACAGGGCAAGGGGTTTGCCGTGGTGGCCGGCGAGGTGCGTAGTCTGGCACAGCGCAGTGCGCAGGCAGCGAAAGAGATTGAAGCACTGATTGCAGAATCGGTGACGCGAGTGTCAGCCGGGGCCAGCCAGGTTCAGCAATCCGGTGAAGCCATGAGCGGCATTATCGAGTCCGTGAGCCACGTGAATGATGTTATCAGTGAAATTGCGGCAGCGACGGAAGAGCAGAGTCACGGTATTTCGCAAATCAGCCAAACGGTGCATGAAATGGATCGTGTGACGCAGCAGAATGCGGCGCTGGTGGTGCAATCGGCTGAAGCGGCGGCTGAGCTGGAAGATGAAGCCGATGGCTTGTTGGCGGCAGTTGATGTGTTCCATCTGACGGAATCGGCCCCTGAATCCCGACAAACACAGAGCGTCATCAAACCCGTGGTAAAACGGCCTGGCGTTGCGTCTCGGCCTACCGCGCTGCTTACCAGTGGACAGAACGCGGCGCATGGCGGCTGGGAGAAATTCTAA
- the hyfH gene encoding hydrogenase 4 subunit H encodes MLKLFKILRDAGNSTVKYPFAPLEVPAGFRGKPQYDPEQCIACAACTVACPANALTMETDVANGTRTWQLFLGRCIFCGRCEEVCPTRAIVLSQEFEMAVANKADLFQRATFRLLACHECHRPFAPEKEVAFTVALLQQAGMSAEDAEARRTQFETCPECKRKQSMPHKGNVTLSQHFITPPTAAFSQGGHHE; translated from the coding sequence ATGTTAAAACTGTTCAAAATCCTGCGCGACGCGGGCAACAGTACGGTCAAATACCCGTTTGCGCCACTCGAGGTGCCAGCAGGGTTTCGCGGCAAACCGCAATACGACCCCGAGCAGTGCATTGCCTGCGCGGCCTGTACCGTCGCCTGCCCAGCCAATGCGCTGACCATGGAAACCGATGTGGCGAACGGCACCCGTACCTGGCAGTTGTTCCTCGGGCGCTGCATTTTTTGCGGACGCTGTGAGGAAGTGTGCCCGACGCGCGCCATCGTGCTGTCACAAGAGTTTGAGATGGCTGTCGCCAATAAAGCGGATTTGTTCCAGCGGGCCACCTTTCGGCTGTTGGCATGCCATGAGTGTCACCGCCCCTTCGCCCCGGAGAAAGAGGTGGCCTTTACGGTAGCCCTGTTGCAACAGGCTGGTATGTCGGCAGAAGACGCAGAAGCCCGACGCACACAGTTCGAAACCTGCCCGGAATGCAAACGCAAACAAAGCATGCCACACAAAGGCAACGTAACGCTGAGCCAGCATTTTATCACGCCGCCAACGGCGGCTTTCAGTCAAGGGGGCCACCATGAGTGA
- a CDS encoding formate hydrogenlyase maturation HycH family protein has product MSGKAIFYALSQKFLDSKEKVPEQAQQVMYYSLAIGHHVGVIDCLKPVLTCPLDDYQAWIAQLPTGDAQRKMAGLLKFGEITLDSSHTRLLHQAFSALGDSDRFVPWSATLLDYLAAIERESALYLMVKRVEA; this is encoded by the coding sequence ATGAGTGGAAAAGCGATCTTTTACGCACTGAGCCAAAAATTTCTCGACAGCAAAGAGAAGGTGCCGGAGCAGGCGCAACAGGTGATGTATTATTCGCTGGCCATCGGCCACCATGTCGGGGTGATCGACTGCCTGAAACCGGTGCTGACTTGTCCGCTCGACGACTATCAGGCATGGATAGCCCAACTGCCAACTGGCGACGCACAACGCAAAATGGCCGGATTGTTGAAATTCGGCGAAATCACCCTCGACAGTTCACATACCCGATTGTTGCATCAGGCATTTAGCGCACTGGGAGACAGCGATCGTTTCGTCCCCTGGAGCGCCACCCTACTCGACTATCTGGCCGCCATAGAGCGGGAGTCAGCGCTGTACCTTATGGTTAAACGGGTGGAGGCGTAA
- the fdhF gene encoding formate dehydrogenase subunit alpha, giving the protein MQKVITVCPYCGSGCKINLLVENGKVVGAEGANGVTNEGELCLKGYYGWDFLNDTKLLTPRLTQPMIRRQKGAPFEVVSWDEAIGFASSKLLAIKEKYGPDAIMHTGSSRGPGNETNYVMQKFARAVTGTNNIDCCARVCHGPSVAGLQVTLGNGAMSNSICEIENTECILVFGYNAADSHPIVARRIIKAKERGAKVIVCDPRHIETARIADLWLPLKNGSNMALVNAFANVLINEGLYDTNFVAQHTEGFDEYRALVAKYTPEYVAEITGLSAQLIRDAMRMYAAAPSATILWGMGVTQWTQGVDVVKGLSGLALLTGNLGRPNVGVGPVRGQNNVQGACDMGALPNQFPGYQNVTDPDVRAKFAKAWGVQDLAGHIGYSLTDVPHKIKEGKIKANYLMGEDPLQTEPDLSMVRETFAELELLIVQDIFMTKTAAMADVIFPATSWGEHEGVYSAADRGFQRFYKAVQAKGNVKPDWEIISLMATAMGYPMHYNNTQEIWDELRHLCPLYFGATYEKMSGLGYVPWPCLTEDSPGTPWLYAGNKFDRPGGKGLLFATEWRPPMEQTDSDYPLVLSTVREVGHYSCRSMTGNCTALQTLADEPGYVQVSPADAEHLGLRDQQLTWVSSRRGKVISRVMVSERINKGAVYMTYQWWIGACNELTLDEVDPISKTPEYKHCAVKLEAIENQAWAENFVQQEYSALKARLRKEAEVAGA; this is encoded by the coding sequence ATGCAAAAAGTGATTACCGTCTGTCCTTACTGTGGGTCAGGCTGCAAGATCAACCTGCTGGTTGAGAACGGCAAAGTGGTTGGCGCAGAGGGTGCGAATGGCGTAACCAACGAAGGTGAACTGTGCCTGAAAGGCTACTACGGCTGGGATTTTCTCAACGACACCAAACTGCTCACCCCGCGTTTAACCCAGCCCATGATCCGGCGTCAAAAAGGCGCGCCGTTTGAGGTGGTGTCCTGGGATGAAGCCATCGGTTTTGCCAGTTCAAAACTGTTAGCCATTAAAGAAAAATACGGCCCGGATGCCATCATGCATACCGGTTCATCACGCGGTCCCGGTAATGAAACCAACTACGTGATGCAAAAATTTGCGCGCGCGGTAACGGGCACCAACAATATCGACTGCTGCGCCCGCGTCTGCCACGGCCCCTCCGTTGCCGGATTGCAGGTAACACTCGGCAACGGAGCCATGAGCAACTCCATTTGCGAGATTGAAAATACAGAGTGCATCCTGGTGTTTGGCTATAACGCTGCTGACTCTCACCCTATCGTGGCGCGCCGTATCATCAAAGCCAAAGAGCGCGGTGCAAAAGTTATCGTGTGCGATCCACGCCATATCGAAACCGCCCGCATTGCCGATCTCTGGCTGCCGCTGAAAAATGGCTCCAACATGGCGCTGGTTAACGCGTTTGCCAACGTGTTGATCAACGAAGGGCTTTACGATACCAACTTTGTGGCACAACACACTGAAGGGTTTGATGAATACCGGGCGTTGGTTGCCAAGTACACGCCGGAATACGTTGCGGAAATCACCGGTCTGTCTGCGCAGTTGATTCGCGATGCGATGCGGATGTATGCCGCCGCGCCGTCTGCCACTATCCTGTGGGGCATGGGCGTCACACAGTGGACGCAGGGCGTTGACGTGGTGAAAGGGCTTTCGGGTCTGGCGCTGCTCACCGGCAATCTGGGGCGTCCCAACGTCGGCGTGGGCCCGGTGCGTGGTCAAAACAACGTGCAAGGCGCGTGCGACATGGGCGCACTGCCGAACCAATTCCCGGGCTATCAGAATGTGACCGATCCAGATGTGCGTGCCAAATTTGCCAAAGCCTGGGGCGTGCAAGATCTGGCCGGGCATATCGGTTATTCACTGACAGATGTGCCGCACAAGATTAAAGAAGGCAAAATCAAAGCCAACTACCTGATGGGAGAAGACCCGTTACAGACCGAGCCTGATTTGTCGATGGTGCGTGAAACCTTCGCCGAGCTGGAGCTGCTGATCGTTCAAGACATCTTTATGACCAAGACAGCAGCGATGGCAGACGTTATCTTCCCGGCGACCTCATGGGGTGAACACGAAGGGGTATACTCCGCGGCTGACCGTGGCTTCCAACGCTTCTATAAGGCTGTTCAGGCCAAAGGCAACGTCAAACCAGATTGGGAAATCATCAGCCTGATGGCAACGGCGATGGGCTACCCGATGCACTACAACAATACTCAGGAAATTTGGGACGAACTGCGTCACCTGTGTCCGCTCTACTTCGGTGCGACTTACGAGAAAATGTCCGGTTTGGGTTACGTTCCCTGGCCGTGCCTGACTGAGGATAGTCCCGGCACACCGTGGCTGTACGCCGGTAACAAGTTCGACCGCCCCGGAGGTAAAGGATTGCTGTTTGCAACGGAATGGCGTCCACCGATGGAACAAACGGACAGTGACTATCCGCTGGTGCTCTCCACGGTGCGCGAAGTCGGCCACTACTCATGCCGTTCCATGACCGGCAACTGTACTGCGCTGCAAACGCTGGCGGATGAACCGGGATACGTGCAGGTCAGCCCGGCAGACGCCGAGCATCTTGGCCTACGCGACCAGCAGTTGACGTGGGTCTCTTCCCGCCGTGGTAAGGTGATCAGCCGCGTGATGGTCAGCGAGCGCATCAATAAAGGTGCGGTATACATGACCTATCAATGGTGGATCGGTGCCTGTAATGAGCTGACGCTGGATGAAGTTGACCCCATTTCCAAAACGCCGGAATACAAGCACTGCGCGGTGAAATTGGAAGCCATTGAGAATCAGGCATGGGCGGAAAACTTTGTGCAACAGGAATACAGCGCATTGAAAGCCCGCCTGCGGAAGGAAGCCGAGGTGGCGGGAGCCTAA
- a CDS encoding sigma 54-interacting transcriptional regulator, which translates to MAIHLTDSPSRQSILWQDTLLKVSQSVLQQRTVDDLLQVLQGASFSVVRFQRVHLLWFNPLHNQIRFYRYDPLTDKVTGSEEGALLSEGPGGASWTYATLQRRDRLHFLHDYPYLAQHPAYLGLSDYCLVPLVRTGADRVMGGLEFLKADGSLFDDSEIAFFQALASVVTCALENIITREQAQKEAESLRHERDHYRILVDVTNTVISKLELKALAQEVSREIHRFFGIDFIALALGDGENEDGPLTYYATHYPAGERPAGKTSYHKQGKVPLTETLAAQVMQNNAVVLSAPGDGTPGTPTRCTLAQRLDGGLAHACLLPLTFGTRVLGVLELAHRHELAVTEADIRLLRQIAARIAIALDNAVAYEQITRLKDSLIHENFYLTEQLTEHVRQHGDDAFGEIIGCSQAIRQVLEQVEMVAASDSTVLILGETGTGKELIARAIHRLSPRQGKRMVKMNCAAIPSGLLESDLFGHEKGAFTGASAQRQGRFELADNSTLFLDEVGDIPPELQPKLLRVLQEREIERLGGSKVISVDVRLIAATNRDLKQMVADREYRSDLYYRLNVFPIVIPPLRERPEDIPLLVKFFTRKIARRMNRTIDNIPSEVLRRLSRLPWPGNVRELENVVERAVILTRGTTLNLQLAELQQMPPSASDIQKPVAPPLDMPPRQPLQDDEVESERQKIIRVLRETNGIVAGPKGAAARMGVKRTTLLSRMQRMGISVKDIEEME; encoded by the coding sequence ATGGCGATACATTTGACGGATTCTCCATCCCGACAGTCTATTCTCTGGCAGGATACGCTGTTAAAGGTTTCCCAATCAGTGTTGCAACAACGCACAGTCGACGATCTGTTGCAGGTTTTGCAAGGGGCCTCCTTTTCGGTGGTGAGGTTTCAGCGTGTCCATCTGCTCTGGTTTAACCCGCTACATAATCAAATTCGCTTTTATCGCTACGATCCGCTTACCGACAAGGTGACAGGGAGTGAAGAAGGGGCTTTGCTGTCAGAAGGTCCGGGCGGTGCGAGCTGGACCTATGCCACACTCCAGCGGCGCGATCGTTTGCATTTTTTGCACGATTACCCTTATCTGGCACAGCATCCCGCCTATTTAGGCTTAAGCGATTACTGTCTGGTGCCACTGGTACGCACGGGCGCGGATCGCGTGATGGGGGGACTAGAGTTTCTCAAGGCGGATGGTAGCCTGTTTGATGACAGTGAAATCGCCTTTTTTCAGGCGTTGGCAAGCGTCGTTACCTGTGCGCTGGAAAATATCATCACGCGAGAGCAGGCGCAGAAAGAGGCTGAATCCCTGCGCCATGAACGCGATCACTACCGCATTCTGGTGGATGTCACCAATACCGTTATCTCCAAACTGGAATTAAAAGCGTTAGCGCAAGAGGTCTCGCGCGAGATCCACCGTTTCTTTGGCATTGATTTTATCGCGCTGGCGTTGGGGGATGGCGAGAACGAGGACGGGCCGTTAACCTACTATGCCACGCATTATCCTGCTGGAGAACGTCCTGCCGGGAAAACCTCATACCACAAGCAAGGGAAAGTGCCGCTGACGGAAACGCTGGCAGCGCAAGTGATGCAAAACAATGCGGTGGTGTTAAGTGCGCCAGGAGATGGCACGCCTGGTACGCCGACGCGTTGTACATTGGCACAGCGACTCGATGGTGGCTTAGCCCACGCGTGTCTTTTGCCGTTAACCTTTGGCACCAGAGTCTTAGGGGTGTTGGAGTTGGCCCATCGCCATGAATTGGCGGTGACCGAGGCGGATATTCGGCTGTTGCGGCAAATTGCGGCACGTATCGCGATTGCGCTGGATAATGCCGTGGCCTACGAGCAGATCACCCGCCTTAAAGACAGTCTGATCCATGAAAATTTCTATCTGACTGAACAGTTAACCGAACATGTGCGCCAGCATGGCGATGATGCGTTTGGTGAAATCATTGGTTGTAGCCAGGCCATTCGGCAGGTGTTGGAACAAGTGGAGATGGTGGCTGCCAGTGACAGCACGGTGCTGATTTTGGGCGAGACGGGCACCGGCAAAGAGTTGATTGCCCGGGCCATACACCGCCTGAGCCCAAGGCAAGGCAAACGCATGGTAAAAATGAACTGTGCCGCTATCCCCTCCGGGCTTTTGGAGAGCGATCTGTTCGGTCATGAAAAGGGCGCTTTTACCGGGGCCAGTGCGCAACGTCAGGGCCGTTTTGAGCTGGCGGATAACAGCACGCTGTTTCTCGATGAAGTGGGGGACATTCCGCCGGAGTTGCAGCCCAAACTGTTGCGCGTGTTGCAAGAGCGGGAGATTGAACGGCTTGGCGGCAGTAAGGTTATCTCCGTTGACGTGCGCCTGATTGCTGCCACCAACCGTGATTTAAAACAGATGGTAGCGGATCGCGAATACCGCAGCGATCTCTATTACCGGTTGAATGTCTTTCCCATTGTCATTCCCCCGCTGCGGGAGCGTCCGGAGGATATTCCGCTGTTGGTGAAGTTTTTCACGCGCAAGATAGCCCGTCGGATGAACCGCACTATCGACAATATTCCCTCTGAGGTGTTGCGTCGGTTAAGTCGATTGCCGTGGCCGGGCAATGTGCGTGAACTGGAAAATGTCGTCGAGCGCGCGGTGATCCTCACGCGTGGTACCACCTTGAATCTACAACTGGCCGAATTGCAGCAAATGCCACCGTCAGCGAGCGATATTCAAAAACCTGTGGCGCCCCCTCTGGATATGCCTCCTCGTCAGCCGTTGCAGGATGACGAAGTGGAGTCCGAGCGGCAAAAAATTATCCGTGTACTGCGTGAAACTAACGGTATTGTCGCCGGGCCAAAAGGGGCGGCGGCGCGCATGGGGGTGAAACGCACCACGTTATTATCGCGGATGCAGCGTATGGGGATCTCGGTGAAAGATATCGAGGAGATGGAGTAG
- a CDS encoding electron transport protein HydN translates to MNRFVIADSKRCIGCRTCEVACVLAHGDGNTASLSATQFAPRLTVVKSLDVSTTVQCRHCEDAPCANVCPNGAMTVISKPVVRISHHQLMGSGMKAEAHKCDLCQERAAGPACVQVCPTKALHLVNRDDIDTMIQQKQRRAALDDAAGIQF, encoded by the coding sequence ATGAACCGGTTCGTTATTGCAGATTCCAAAAGATGTATCGGTTGTCGCACCTGCGAAGTCGCTTGCGTGCTGGCCCACGGCGATGGCAATACGGCATCGCTCAGTGCAACGCAGTTCGCACCGCGTCTCACGGTGGTAAAGAGCCTTGATGTCAGCACCACCGTTCAATGCCGCCATTGTGAAGACGCCCCGTGTGCCAATGTGTGCCCCAACGGTGCCATGACCGTGATCAGTAAACCGGTCGTCAGAATCAGCCATCATCAGTTGATGGGGAGTGGGATGAAAGCCGAAGCACATAAATGCGATCTGTGTCAGGAACGCGCTGCTGGCCCGGCGTGTGTTCAGGTGTGCCCCACCAAGGCGCTACATCTGGTCAACCGCGATGATATCGACACCATGATCCAACAAAAACAACGGCGTGCGGCACTTGATGACGCCGCAGGAATCCAGTTCTGA
- a CDS encoding NADH-quinone oxidoreductase subunit B family protein: MSEPLNGVDIPSSVHTRSTPIQLDEQTQQLKKTLLKDIQRSDYVYRVDCGGCNGCEIEIFSAITPVFDAERFGIKVVASPRHADILLFTGAVTRAMRSPALRAYESAPDPKICISYGACGCGGGIFHDLYCVWGGSDTIVPIDVYIPGCPPTPAATIYGFAVALVLLEQKLHGVSTQQGEHEQAALLLPDAPLDLRVQLEREARRMAGYRQGREISDAFINLLIQSPQEMLEARVNAYLAHQDDPRLSEIVRRLLAQYHGWQKGVRPL, translated from the coding sequence ATGAGTGAACCGCTCAACGGCGTAGACATACCTTCATCGGTCCATACGCGCAGCACGCCCATCCAGCTTGATGAACAGACCCAGCAGTTAAAGAAAACGCTGCTGAAAGATATTCAGCGATCTGATTACGTCTATCGTGTCGACTGCGGTGGCTGTAACGGTTGTGAAATTGAAATTTTTTCCGCCATCACGCCTGTTTTTGATGCAGAGCGTTTTGGCATCAAGGTGGTGGCCTCACCGCGCCATGCCGATATTCTGCTGTTTACCGGCGCAGTCACGCGAGCGATGCGCAGCCCGGCGCTGCGCGCCTATGAATCCGCACCCGACCCGAAAATCTGTATCTCCTACGGTGCCTGCGGCTGCGGCGGCGGTATCTTCCACGATCTCTACTGCGTATGGGGCGGCAGCGATACCATCGTGCCGATTGATGTGTACATTCCCGGCTGCCCCCCCACCCCTGCCGCGACCATTTACGGCTTTGCCGTGGCGCTGGTATTGCTGGAGCAAAAACTGCACGGCGTCAGCACGCAACAAGGCGAACATGAGCAGGCCGCGCTATTGCTGCCTGATGCGCCGCTGGATTTGCGCGTACAACTAGAGCGGGAAGCCAGACGTATGGCGGGTTATCGCCAGGGACGAGAAATCAGCGACGCATTTATCAACCTGCTGATCCAATCACCGCAAGAGATGCTGGAAGCGCGCGTTAACGCCTATCTGGCACACCAGGACGATCCGCGTCTGAGTGAAATCGTGCGTCGCCTACTGGCGCAGTATCACGGCTGGCAAAAAGGAGTTCGACCACTATGA
- the hycI gene encoding hydrogenase maturation peptidase HycI, protein MVLAVGNVMMGDDGAGPLLAERLQHSPLAGWAVIDGGAIPENAVHRLRAAPPQRLLVVDATDMGLEPGAIRIVDPTRIAEDMLMNTHSMPLTFMIDALQTFIPEVIFVGIQPALVAFYCPVNRAVTQAVEQIYQQLPHWQGDGGFPRL, encoded by the coding sequence ATGGTGCTGGCGGTAGGCAATGTGATGATGGGTGACGATGGCGCAGGGCCACTGCTCGCCGAGCGGTTGCAACACAGCCCGCTAGCGGGTTGGGCGGTCATCGATGGCGGTGCCATTCCGGAAAACGCGGTGCATCGCCTGCGTGCCGCGCCGCCGCAGCGCCTGTTGGTGGTCGATGCCACGGATATGGGGCTCGAGCCGGGTGCCATACGCATCGTCGATCCGACACGCATTGCCGAAGATATGCTGATGAACACCCACAGTATGCCGCTCACCTTTATGATTGATGCGCTGCAAACGTTTATTCCGGAAGTGATTTTTGTCGGCATTCAGCCTGCACTGGTGGCGTTTTACTGCCCGGTCAACCGGGCGGTGACACAGGCTGTAGAGCAGATTTATCAGCAATTACCTCACTGGCAGGGTGACGGCGGCTTCCCGCGATTGTAA